A single Dreissena polymorpha isolate Duluth1 chromosome 14, UMN_Dpol_1.0, whole genome shotgun sequence DNA region contains:
- the LOC127858573 gene encoding neuronal acetylcholine receptor subunit alpha-5-like has protein sequence MAWYDDFLKWNPTDYGGLGRLLLILEATCDVDITYFPFDTQECPLKFSAWSYTIDEVIMIEGEKGIITEEFEENSRWSLVNTTVDEVKGVDAMVIFKKKLKRKSIFYVFNILIPMVLLSFLNVLTFVLPVSSGERASYAVTVFLSLAVFLTIVASEIPKNSNTISIVSVYMTAMLALSIATVMASLLELRLASRDKDKDSICSRYMGIYRLARICECRRDGKSRSATEIGWTDVVSALDYFLFWLFIGLTFVATVVLFVVAVKR, from the exons ATGGCATGGTATGATGATTTTCTCAAATGGAATCCAACAGACTACGGAGGACTGGGTCGCCTTTTATTG ATTCTGGAGGCAACTTGTGACGTAGACATCACATATTTCCCGTTCGACACACAGGAATGTCCTCTCAAGTTTTCCGCTTGGAGCTATACTATCGATGAAGTAATAATGATTGAAGGAGAGAAAGGCATCATTACGGAAGAGTTTGAAGAAAATTCAAGATGGTCGCTG GTCAACACAACAGTTGATGAAGTCAAAGGTGTTGATGCCATGGTTATTTTCAAGAAGAAGCTGAAGCGAAAGTCAATATTTTACGTGTTCAATATACTCATCCCCATggttctactttcgtttttaaacgtCCTCACATTTGTACTTCCGGTATCGTCTGGCGAGCGCGCTTCCTACGCTGTCACAGTGTTCCTGTCTTTGGCCGTGTTTCTAACAATAGTAGCGTCTGAGATTCCAAAAAACTCCAACACCATCTCCATCGTCTCAGTTTACATGACGGCAATGCTAGCACTAAGCATTGCTACTGTGATGGCGTCACTGTTAGAATTGCGACTTGCGTCCCGAGATAAGGACAAGGACTCAATCTGCTCAAGATATATGGGAATCTACCGCTTAGCTCGGATTTGTGAATGCAGACGTGACGGAAAGAGCCGATCCGCAACTGAAATTGGATGGACAGATGTTGTTTCTGCATTGGACTATTTCTTGTTTTGGTTATTCATTGGGCTTACCTTCGTAGCAACTGTGGTATTGTTTGTAGTGGCGGTCAAACGATAA